In Streptomyces sp. SN-593, a single genomic region encodes these proteins:
- a CDS encoding chitinase: protein MRLRHGIASLATMALASAAALLGATGEAHAATGLPAHFAAPYLQIDGNTANDMASDMNATGLKYYTLAFLIPKSGCTAQWEASGDSVGAYSSQINALKSAGGTAIVSFGGAEGGELAQTCTSVSSLTAAYANVVNTYGITRLDFDIEGGTLGDTASNQRRNQALAALQAQNPAVQVAYTLAVAPNGLPSQEYNVLSDAKSKGVNVSAVNIMTMDFGDGQNALADAESGARATAGQLATLYGISTSAAYNRIGLTPIAGQNDDNEYFSQSDAQTLESFAASNGVQELSFWEVDYYDKPVGYAYSRIFNQIGGGSTGGGTGGGTTGQITGYGGKCVDVASASTANGAAVQLYDCNGTNAQQWTVGSDGTVRALGKCMDVTAAGTADGTQVQLYDCNGTGAQVWQHQSNGELVNPVSGKCLDATGPSSANGTRLQIWTCFDSANQQWSVPS, encoded by the coding sequence ATGCGCCTCAGACACGGCATCGCGTCCCTTGCCACGATGGCCCTCGCCTCGGCGGCCGCCCTCCTCGGCGCCACCGGCGAAGCCCACGCCGCAACGGGCCTTCCCGCCCACTTCGCCGCCCCCTACCTCCAGATCGACGGCAACACGGCCAACGACATGGCGTCCGACATGAACGCCACCGGGCTGAAGTACTACACGCTGGCGTTCCTCATCCCGAAGTCCGGCTGCACCGCGCAGTGGGAGGCCAGCGGCGACTCGGTCGGCGCGTACTCCTCGCAGATCAACGCGCTCAAGTCGGCCGGCGGCACCGCGATCGTCTCCTTCGGCGGTGCCGAGGGCGGGGAGCTGGCCCAGACCTGCACCTCCGTCTCCTCGCTGACGGCCGCCTACGCCAACGTCGTCAACACCTACGGGATCACCCGGCTCGACTTCGACATCGAGGGCGGCACCCTCGGTGACACCGCCTCCAACCAGCGCCGCAACCAGGCCCTGGCCGCGCTCCAGGCGCAGAACCCGGCGGTGCAGGTGGCCTACACCCTCGCGGTGGCCCCCAACGGCCTGCCCTCGCAGGAGTACAACGTGCTCAGCGACGCCAAGAGCAAGGGCGTCAACGTGAGCGCGGTGAACATCATGACGATGGACTTCGGCGACGGCCAGAACGCCCTGGCCGACGCCGAGTCCGGGGCCCGTGCCACCGCCGGCCAGCTCGCGACGCTCTACGGCATCTCCACCTCGGCCGCCTACAACCGGATCGGACTGACCCCGATCGCCGGCCAGAACGACGACAACGAGTACTTCTCGCAGTCCGACGCGCAGACCCTGGAGAGCTTCGCGGCCTCCAACGGCGTGCAGGAGCTGTCGTTCTGGGAGGTCGACTACTACGACAAGCCGGTCGGCTACGCCTACTCCCGGATCTTCAACCAGATCGGCGGGGGCAGCACCGGCGGCGGGACCGGCGGCGGCACCACCGGCCAGATCACCGGGTACGGCGGCAAGTGCGTGGACGTGGCCTCCGCCTCCACCGCCAACGGCGCCGCGGTGCAGCTGTACGACTGCAACGGCACCAACGCGCAGCAGTGGACCGTGGGTTCGGACGGCACCGTAAGGGCGCTGGGCAAGTGCATGGACGTGACGGCGGCCGGCACCGCCGACGGCACGCAGGTGCAGTTGTACGACTGCAACGGCACCGGCGCCCAGGTCTGGCAGCACCAGTCCAACGGCGAGCTGGTCAACCCGGTGTCCGGCAAGTGCCTGGACGCGACCGGGCCCAGCTCGGCGAACGGCACCCGGCTGCAGATCTGGACCTGCTTCGACAGCGCCAACCAGCAGTGGAGCGTGCCGAGCTGA
- a CDS encoding ATP-binding SpoIIE family protein phosphatase, producing MRRARGDAALVVDARGTVVSCTGRAADLFGCAPGTLRGRGVAELFESPGTWSVLEAGARDGRQNTGGVVLLRPGGGTLPVRLRVSVLAPDGPHGAHFLLRMAQGGPPGPEEPGPEPAARAPDAAPGAAGNGTTGNGTSGNRAEAGAAAQESAAGDDAPRAEVGPLRRPRLATAGPDASLRADLRYASASAIGGSLDITRNADDLAAVLVPAFADLAAVDLTVSVLQGEEPAPFTGDTPLRRVAVAAVGGWPREVYPRGATLAVGDVASEQVRRGAAGALPDLTELRSLLSANERARLFLPPDATSLLLMPVQARGLVLGTVLLWRLGDRRRFDEDDAGLADEIASRAALSIDNARRYTKERRAVETLQRSLLPRVVGDSTAAETSGVYVPGGTPEGIGGSWFDVIELSSARVAFLVGRVPGHGLGATAAMGRLRAAVGTLADLDPAPDELLSHLDDLVVRFANTDDGDPVQAGIETALRGASCVYATYDPLTGRCVIASAGHPGPVLVRGGAAAPSPPVEGTPAAASAAGSPGAGEAPAPAPPATAPAGEPAEPAADTPAGAPADPSADPSPPERPPPEPPLAAPLAVEHVELNAGPPLGTGGGPFETTELLLSAGDVLAFHSDGAVRQDDPARARRQAAVEEVARAAAESGRPMADAGRELLGRLSDPAPDHDQTLLLARTRELPADRTAGWTVAAGPEAVAEVRSGVTARMADWDLDDLAFSTELIVSELVTNAIRYAGAPITVRLILDQRLICEVSDPSQTQPHLRRARLTDEGGRGLFLIAQLTHRWGSRYTPGGKTIWTEQLLTPG from the coding sequence GTGCGCCGGGCGCGCGGCGACGCGGCGCTGGTGGTGGACGCCCGCGGGACGGTGGTGAGCTGCACCGGGCGGGCGGCGGACCTGTTCGGGTGCGCCCCCGGTACGCTGCGTGGCCGCGGGGTCGCGGAGCTGTTCGAGAGCCCGGGCACCTGGTCCGTCCTGGAGGCGGGGGCGCGGGACGGCCGGCAGAACACCGGCGGGGTGGTGCTGCTGCGCCCGGGCGGCGGCACGCTGCCCGTCCGGCTGCGGGTGTCCGTCCTGGCGCCGGACGGCCCGCACGGCGCGCACTTCCTGCTGCGGATGGCCCAGGGCGGTCCGCCGGGTCCCGAGGAGCCCGGGCCGGAACCGGCCGCGCGGGCGCCCGACGCCGCTCCCGGCGCGGCCGGGAACGGGACGACCGGGAACGGGACGTCCGGGAACAGGGCGGAAGCGGGGGCCGCCGCGCAGGAATCGGCCGCCGGGGACGACGCGCCGCGCGCCGAGGTCGGCCCGCTGCGGCGCCCCCGGCTGGCCACCGCGGGTCCGGACGCGTCGCTGCGGGCCGACCTGCGCTATGCCTCCGCCTCGGCGATCGGCGGGTCGCTGGACATCACCCGCAACGCCGACGACCTGGCCGCCGTGCTCGTCCCCGCCTTCGCGGACCTGGCGGCGGTCGACCTGACCGTCTCGGTGCTCCAGGGCGAGGAGCCCGCCCCGTTCACCGGGGACACGCCGCTGCGCCGGGTGGCCGTGGCGGCGGTCGGCGGGTGGCCGCGGGAGGTCTACCCGCGCGGGGCCACGCTGGCCGTCGGCGATGTCGCGAGCGAGCAGGTGCGGCGCGGCGCCGCGGGCGCGCTGCCCGACCTCACCGAACTGCGGTCGCTGCTGTCGGCGAACGAGCGGGCCCGGCTGTTCCTCCCGCCCGACGCCACGTCGCTGCTGCTGATGCCGGTGCAGGCGCGCGGCCTGGTGCTCGGCACCGTGCTGCTCTGGCGGCTGGGCGACCGCCGCCGGTTCGACGAGGACGACGCGGGGCTCGCCGACGAGATCGCCTCGCGGGCCGCCCTGAGCATCGACAACGCCCGCCGCTACACCAAGGAGCGGCGGGCCGTGGAGACGCTGCAACGCAGCCTGCTGCCACGGGTGGTGGGCGACAGCACGGCCGCCGAGACGTCGGGGGTGTACGTGCCCGGCGGCACCCCCGAGGGCATCGGCGGGAGTTGGTTCGACGTCATCGAACTCTCCTCCGCACGGGTGGCGTTCCTGGTCGGGAGGGTGCCCGGACACGGCCTCGGCGCGACGGCGGCGATGGGCCGGCTGCGGGCCGCGGTGGGCACGCTCGCCGACCTCGACCCGGCGCCCGACGAGCTCCTCAGCCACCTGGACGACCTGGTGGTGCGCTTCGCGAACACCGACGACGGCGACCCGGTGCAGGCGGGAATCGAGACGGCGCTGCGCGGCGCGTCCTGCGTCTACGCGACGTACGACCCGCTGACCGGCCGCTGCGTGATCGCCTCGGCGGGCCACCCCGGGCCGGTGCTGGTACGGGGAGGCGCCGCGGCCCCGTCGCCGCCCGTCGAGGGGACGCCGGCCGCGGCATCCGCCGCCGGATCACCGGGTGCCGGGGAAGCTCCCGCACCCGCACCGCCCGCCACAGCGCCCGCCGGGGAACCGGCCGAGCCGGCCGCCGACACCCCCGCCGGCGCCCCCGCCGACCCGTCCGCAGACCCGTCACCGCCCGAACGGCCCCCTCCCGAACCGCCGTTGGCCGCGCCCCTGGCGGTCGAGCACGTCGAACTCAACGCCGGGCCGCCGCTCGGCACCGGCGGCGGCCCCTTCGAGACGACCGAGTTGCTGCTGTCGGCCGGAGACGTGCTGGCCTTCCACAGCGACGGCGCGGTGCGGCAGGACGACCCGGCCAGGGCCCGGCGGCAGGCCGCGGTCGAGGAGGTGGCGCGCGCCGCGGCGGAGAGCGGCCGCCCGATGGCGGACGCAGGCCGCGAACTGCTCGGGCGGCTCTCGGACCCCGCGCCCGACCACGACCAGACGCTGCTGCTGGCCCGTACCCGGGAGCTGCCGGCCGACCGGACCGCCGGCTGGACGGTGGCCGCGGGTCCCGAGGCGGTCGCCGAGGTCCGCTCCGGCGTCACCGCCCGGATGGCCGACTGGGACCTCGACGACCTGGCGTTCAGCACCGAGCTGATCGTCAGCGAGCTGGTCACCAACGCGATCCGCTACGCGGGCGCCCCGATCACCGTCCGGCTCATCCTCGACCAGCGGCTGATCTGCGAGGTGTCCGACCCCAGCCAGACCCAGCCGCACCTGCGCCGTGCCCGCCTCACGGACGAGGGCGGCCGCGGCCTGTTCCTGATCGCCCAGCTCACCCACCGCTGGGGCAGCCGCTACACGCCCGGCGGCAAGACCATCTGGACCGAGCAGCTCCTCACCCCTGGCTGA
- a CDS encoding TIR domain-containing protein: MSPIRSVHYGDNNDNSGSGNTMYTRAGGNSTYGANAPIHLGAQAPAAPPPAAPPAAGGDDQGTRPAASAPGRTRRVFVVYGRDEQVRREMFELLRRLDLRPLEWEDLVRATGQASPFLGDVVAQAPAQAQAALVLLTPDDVAHLHPRLAGPNEPVHEIEPTGQPRQNVLIELGMVLMAYPERTLIVEVGALRPAADTTGRNVIRFDGSETALGKIVERLKQAGCDVNDTGSDWRQTWPFRHLDAYVRRP; encoded by the coding sequence GTGAGTCCGATCCGATCCGTCCACTACGGCGACAACAACGACAACTCGGGGTCCGGCAACACCATGTACACCCGGGCGGGGGGCAACTCGACGTACGGCGCGAACGCGCCGATCCACCTCGGGGCGCAGGCTCCCGCGGCTCCGCCCCCCGCCGCCCCGCCCGCCGCGGGCGGGGACGACCAGGGGACGCGGCCCGCCGCGTCCGCGCCGGGCCGCACCCGCCGGGTCTTCGTGGTGTACGGCCGCGACGAGCAGGTGCGCCGCGAGATGTTCGAGCTGCTGCGCCGGCTCGACCTGCGCCCGCTGGAGTGGGAGGACCTGGTCAGGGCGACCGGCCAGGCATCCCCCTTCCTCGGCGACGTGGTCGCGCAGGCCCCCGCGCAGGCCCAGGCCGCGCTGGTGCTGCTCACCCCGGACGACGTCGCCCACCTGCATCCGCGGCTGGCCGGCCCGAACGAGCCGGTCCACGAGATCGAGCCGACCGGCCAGCCGCGCCAGAACGTGCTGATCGAGCTCGGCATGGTGTTGATGGCCTACCCCGAGCGCACCCTCATCGTGGAGGTCGGCGCGCTGCGGCCGGCCGCCGACACCACCGGACGCAACGTCATCCGCTTCGACGGTTCGGAGACCGCGCTCGGGAAGATCGTCGAACGGCTGAAGCAGGCCGGCTGCGACGTGAACGACACCGGCTCGGACTGGCGGCAGACCTGGCCGTTCCGCCACCTGGACGCGTACGTCCGGCGTCCCTGA
- a CDS encoding macro domain-containing protein, whose product MFLRNAMAAFGGISAVVQFFDQLFPRNFPDPGAVTLVSVALCAAWGLVRARPAPSVRQEFARPAMTVVVEAGDLFDQPGHLVVGFSDTFDTAAADGLLINGSSVQAQLLARRYGGDLGRLDAELGAALAGAAPLSREARERKPLGKLDRYPVGTVAVLGALPRLVFASAYSRIGNDYVAGSSVEEFWYSLNRLWDAVHRHAQHGCVAMPLVGSGLSRLDYLDQESLLRLILLSFVAHSRERAICRELRVVLRPADLARINVPEVEAFLASLASGLDRR is encoded by the coding sequence GTGTTCCTGCGCAATGCGATGGCCGCCTTCGGCGGGATATCCGCGGTCGTGCAGTTCTTCGACCAGCTCTTTCCGCGGAATTTCCCCGACCCGGGCGCGGTCACCCTCGTGTCGGTGGCGTTGTGCGCGGCGTGGGGCCTCGTCCGGGCCCGCCCGGCGCCGTCGGTGCGGCAGGAGTTCGCCCGTCCGGCGATGACGGTGGTGGTCGAGGCGGGCGACCTCTTCGACCAGCCCGGGCACCTGGTGGTCGGGTTCAGCGACACCTTCGACACCGCCGCCGCCGACGGCCTGCTCATCAACGGGTCGAGCGTGCAGGCGCAGTTGCTGGCGCGCCGCTACGGCGGTGACCTGGGGCGGCTGGACGCGGAGTTGGGCGCGGCGCTGGCGGGGGCTGCGCCGCTCTCCCGCGAGGCGCGCGAGCGCAAGCCGCTGGGGAAGCTCGACCGCTACCCGGTCGGCACGGTCGCGGTGCTCGGCGCCCTGCCGCGGCTGGTGTTCGCGTCGGCCTACAGCAGGATCGGCAACGACTACGTGGCCGGGTCGAGCGTCGAGGAGTTCTGGTACAGCCTGAACCGGCTGTGGGACGCGGTCCACCGGCACGCGCAGCACGGGTGCGTGGCCATGCCGCTGGTCGGCTCCGGGCTCTCCCGGCTGGACTACCTGGACCAGGAGAGCCTGCTGCGGCTGATCCTGCTGTCCTTCGTGGCGCACTCGCGCGAGCGCGCGATCTGCCGCGAACTGCGGGTGGTGCTCCGGCCGGCCGACCTGGCCCGGATCAACGTGCCCGAGGTCGAGGCGTTCCTCGCCTCGCTCGCGTCGGGGCTGGACCGCCGCTGA
- a CDS encoding macro domain-containing protein, giving the protein MSVLGPAKLEVDGAPVHLTPLSTRLLVRLVAADGEPVPVRSLRREVWGLNAELPGQAQRDRNEVQKRVLELRRALDPERTGEGARVITTDQLPTARGSETTYQLVLRPSELDSAEFTELVNGALHAAPATAARAFADALAMLRGRPLAEVAEEPFAAGLIRRLDELRDAAREGLIRAQTDLGRPDLALPVAERMVRERPDDPRAVAGLAALRALLRERHGGELLRHRVPGTGTDVVLVRGDLFDQADANLVVGFTDTFDTATEQDVVISRESVQAQLVERVFGGQRRAFDERLRVGLRAFTPVGTESARDKPRGRRTRYPIGTTVVLPVDGRRIFAVAYSRLGNDLVARADPAELRLGLERLWPTVARYGLFKPVAVPLIGSGLARVVELDRAQLVNLVIGTFAAYCGHDPAVARELRIVIHPDELAAIDLAPVEACLRSLDGAGREGRDGAGREGAARGAG; this is encoded by the coding sequence GTGAGCGTTCTGGGACCGGCGAAACTCGAGGTGGACGGCGCCCCGGTCCATCTCACCCCGCTCAGTACCCGGTTGCTGGTCCGGCTGGTGGCGGCCGACGGCGAACCGGTGCCGGTCCGCTCGCTGCGCCGCGAGGTGTGGGGGCTGAACGCCGAACTGCCCGGCCAGGCGCAGCGCGACCGCAACGAGGTGCAGAAGCGCGTGCTGGAGCTGCGCCGCGCCCTCGACCCGGAGCGCACCGGCGAGGGCGCCCGGGTGATCACCACCGACCAGCTCCCGACGGCCCGCGGATCGGAGACGACGTACCAACTGGTGCTGCGGCCGAGTGAGTTGGACAGTGCGGAGTTCACCGAGCTGGTCAACGGCGCCCTGCACGCCGCTCCCGCGACCGCGGCACGTGCGTTCGCCGACGCGCTCGCCATGCTGCGCGGCCGGCCGCTGGCGGAGGTCGCCGAGGAGCCGTTCGCCGCCGGGTTGATCCGGCGGCTCGACGAACTGCGGGACGCCGCGCGCGAGGGGCTCATCCGGGCCCAGACCGACCTGGGCCGCCCCGACCTGGCCCTCCCGGTCGCCGAACGGATGGTCCGCGAGCGGCCGGACGACCCGCGGGCGGTGGCCGGACTCGCCGCGCTGCGCGCGCTGTTGCGCGAGCGGCACGGCGGGGAACTGCTGCGGCACCGGGTGCCCGGCACCGGCACGGACGTGGTGCTGGTCCGCGGCGACCTCTTCGACCAGGCGGACGCCAACCTCGTGGTCGGGTTCACCGACACCTTCGACACGGCCACCGAGCAGGACGTGGTGATCAGCCGGGAGAGCGTGCAGGCGCAGCTCGTCGAGCGGGTCTTCGGCGGCCAGCGCCGCGCGTTCGACGAGCGGCTGCGGGTCGGGCTGCGGGCGTTCACCCCGGTCGGCACCGAGAGCGCGCGGGACAAGCCGCGCGGGCGGCGCACCCGGTACCCGATCGGCACCACCGTGGTGCTGCCGGTCGACGGACGGCGGATCTTCGCCGTCGCGTACTCCCGGCTGGGCAACGACCTGGTGGCCCGCGCCGATCCGGCGGAGCTGCGGCTCGGCCTGGAGCGGCTGTGGCCCACCGTGGCCAGGTACGGGCTGTTCAAGCCGGTGGCCGTGCCGCTGATCGGCTCCGGGCTGGCCCGGGTGGTCGAACTGGACCGGGCGCAGTTGGTGAACCTGGTCATCGGGACGTTCGCGGCGTACTGCGGCCACGACCCGGCCGTGGCCCGCGAGTTGCGGATCGTGATCCACCCGGACGAACTGGCGGCCATCGACCTGGCGCCGGTGGAGGCGTGTCTGCGGAGCCTGGACGGCGCGGGGCGGGAGGGACGGGACGGCGCGGGGCGGGAGGGCGCCGCGCGCGGCGCCGGCTGA
- a CDS encoding carbohydrate-binding module family 20 domain-containing protein: protein MLRSPDRADPPHRARASAAQPSSAPPHADQPSSARPHADQPSSARPPAGPPPRTAGRRAARAAAPDVPRPLGRRRVRRALLAATALVAGAVVPLAAVQPAAHAGPAATAAASGGNGGDVTANLFMWNWPSVADECTTELGPKGYGSVLVSPPEDSIRLAGAHPWWEIYQPVGYDLDSRMGTEAQFRSMVTACHAAGVKVYADAVINHMSGNDQSSKDSYGGDGFDVGSKSYGQVPYTASDFHTSPANCPNSDLAIDDWNSQTQVQECDLSNLADLYTETDDVRGKIAGYLGKLIGYGVDGFRVDAAKHINQSDLANIESRLPDTQWGARPYVLQEIALGGSGNLAPSAFESNGSVIGFDYANAMKSQFQGNIANLKTFGQSWGLEPSDKDGAMVTNHDTERNGSTLNYKNGSQYTLATEFMLAWGYGAPTVYSGFAFNGSDDSPPADGNGLVTDTDCTSGAWVCTDRVRGIANMVGWHNAAQGQQVANWWDNGANAIAFSRGDRAWIGIDNGDSAVTGTFSTGLAAGTYCDVVHADPTSDGGCTGATVTVGADGRAAVTVPAHDSVALYRAGTSTTTPPTSPPTGPPAGTVAETFHETEAAPSGRQVYLVGSVPALGGWDTGQAIPLDSTDGTHWSGTVDLPANTSFEYKYILKDASGNVTWEPGDNHTADTGGAGGSLDDTWGVRSGGGSGQVAVAFHEAESAPAGQKVYVAGSVPALGSWDTGQAVALSSADQAHWSGTVDLPANTSFEYKYILKDASGNVTWESGANRTAGTGSSATLTLDDTWK from the coding sequence ATGCTTCGCTCACCAGACCGCGCCGATCCCCCCCACCGCGCGCGGGCGTCCGCCGCGCAGCCCTCCTCGGCGCCGCCGCACGCCGACCAGCCGTCCTCCGCACGGCCGCACGCCGACCAGCCGTCCTCCGCACGGCCGCCCGCCGGGCCGCCGCCGCGCACCGCCGGGCGGCGTGCCGCGCGGGCCGCCGCCCCCGACGTCCCCCGGCCCCTCGGCCGCCGCCGCGTCCGCCGGGCGCTGCTCGCCGCCACCGCGCTGGTGGCCGGCGCGGTGGTACCGCTCGCCGCGGTCCAGCCCGCCGCGCACGCCGGCCCCGCGGCCACCGCGGCCGCGAGCGGGGGCAACGGCGGCGACGTGACGGCCAACCTCTTCATGTGGAACTGGCCGTCCGTCGCCGACGAGTGCACCACCGAACTCGGCCCCAAGGGCTACGGATCGGTGCTGGTCTCCCCGCCGGAGGACTCGATCCGGCTCGCCGGCGCGCACCCCTGGTGGGAGATCTACCAGCCGGTCGGCTACGACCTCGACAGCCGGATGGGCACCGAGGCGCAGTTCCGGTCGATGGTCACCGCCTGCCACGCCGCGGGCGTCAAGGTCTACGCCGACGCGGTGATCAACCACATGTCCGGCAACGACCAGTCCAGCAAGGACTCCTACGGCGGCGACGGCTTCGACGTCGGCTCGAAGTCCTACGGCCAGGTCCCGTACACCGCCTCGGACTTCCACACCTCGCCCGCCAACTGCCCCAACTCCGACCTGGCCATCGACGACTGGAACAGCCAGACGCAGGTCCAGGAGTGCGACCTGTCCAACCTCGCCGACCTCTACACCGAGACCGACGACGTGCGCGGCAAGATCGCCGGGTACCTCGGCAAGCTGATCGGCTACGGCGTCGACGGCTTCCGGGTCGACGCCGCCAAGCACATCAACCAGTCCGACCTGGCGAACATCGAGTCCCGGCTCCCCGACACCCAGTGGGGCGCGCGGCCCTACGTCCTCCAGGAGATCGCCCTCGGCGGCAGCGGCAACCTCGCGCCCTCCGCGTTCGAGTCCAACGGCAGCGTGATCGGCTTCGACTACGCCAACGCGATGAAGTCGCAGTTCCAGGGGAACATCGCCAACCTGAAGACGTTCGGACAGAGTTGGGGCCTGGAGCCGTCCGACAAGGACGGCGCCATGGTCACCAACCACGACACCGAGCGCAACGGCAGCACCCTGAACTACAAGAACGGCTCGCAGTACACGCTGGCCACCGAGTTCATGCTGGCCTGGGGCTACGGCGCCCCGACGGTCTACTCCGGCTTCGCGTTCAACGGCTCCGACGACTCCCCGCCGGCGGACGGCAACGGCCTCGTCACCGACACCGACTGCACCTCCGGCGCGTGGGTGTGCACCGACCGGGTCCGGGGGATCGCGAACATGGTCGGCTGGCACAACGCCGCCCAGGGCCAGCAGGTCGCCAACTGGTGGGACAACGGCGCCAACGCCATCGCGTTCAGCCGCGGTGACCGGGCCTGGATCGGCATCGACAACGGCGACTCCGCGGTGACCGGGACCTTCAGCACCGGCCTGGCCGCGGGCACGTACTGCGACGTCGTCCACGCGGACCCCACCTCCGACGGCGGCTGCACCGGCGCCACGGTCACCGTCGGCGCGGACGGCAGGGCCGCGGTGACCGTGCCCGCGCACGACTCGGTGGCCCTCTACCGGGCCGGCACCTCGACGACCACACCGCCCACCTCGCCCCCGACCGGCCCCCCGGCGGGCACCGTCGCCGAGACGTTCCACGAGACCGAGGCCGCGCCCTCGGGCCGGCAGGTCTACCTGGTCGGCTCCGTCCCGGCCCTGGGCGGCTGGGACACCGGCCAGGCGATTCCGCTCGACTCCACCGACGGCACGCACTGGTCCGGCACGGTGGACCTGCCGGCGAACACGTCCTTCGAGTACAAGTACATCCTCAAGGACGCGTCGGGGAACGTGACCTGGGAACCGGGGGACAACCACACGGCCGACACCGGCGGCGCGGGCGGCTCCCTCGACGACACCTGGGGCGTCCGTTCCGGCGGCGGCAGCGGCCAGGTCGCCGTCGCCTTCCACGAGGCGGAGTCCGCGCCCGCCGGCCAGAAGGTCTACGTGGCCGGGTCGGTTCCGGCCCTCGGCAGTTGGGACACCGGCCAGGCGGTCGCGCTCAGTTCCGCCGACCAGGCGCACTGGTCCGGCACGGTGGACCTGCCGGCGAACACGTCCTTCGAGTACAAGTACATCCTCAAGGACGCGTCGGGGAACGTGACCTGGGAGTCGGGCGCCAACCGTACGGCGGGCACCGGGAGTTCGGCCACCCTCACGCTGGACGACACCTGGAAGTAG
- a CDS encoding ferritin-like domain-containing protein: MLSVRGLFTSIVDNDDSYRLFCSIAASGEAQGGWENGRIAALVPPAQRALAPKIARHGADEDKHGRIFTALLRKRGLEPEPVPADTDYTMLLERAGIGLAHTRLRQDQPLTEQDIVTYLAHSRVTEQRASEQMALLMRHFAEHPEIGRAVRAISHDEDNHLAYCHEELLRLAAAGHGRAIHRALRECAHAEIRVHRDVSLAVMARMGRILRWPAATAALVRLGIHLTYLYERAYGWRRMTTLAMPERRDALGTPAPAPQTAV; encoded by the coding sequence ATGCTGTCGGTACGCGGGCTGTTCACCTCGATCGTGGACAACGACGACTCCTACCGGCTCTTCTGCTCCATCGCCGCCAGCGGCGAGGCGCAGGGCGGCTGGGAGAACGGCCGGATCGCCGCGCTGGTGCCGCCCGCGCAGCGCGCGCTGGCCCCGAAGATCGCCCGGCACGGCGCCGACGAGGACAAGCACGGACGGATCTTCACCGCGCTGCTGCGCAAGCGCGGGCTGGAGCCGGAGCCGGTGCCGGCCGACACCGACTACACGATGCTGCTGGAGCGCGCCGGGATCGGGCTCGCCCACACCCGGCTGCGCCAGGACCAGCCGCTGACCGAGCAGGACATCGTCACCTACCTCGCGCACAGCCGGGTCACCGAGCAGCGCGCGTCCGAGCAGATGGCGCTGCTGATGCGGCACTTCGCGGAGCACCCCGAGATCGGCCGGGCGGTGCGGGCGATCTCGCACGACGAGGACAACCACCTCGCCTACTGCCACGAGGAGTTGCTGCGGCTGGCCGCCGCCGGCCACGGCCGGGCCATCCACCGCGCGCTGCGCGAGTGCGCGCACGCCGAGATCCGGGTGCACCGCGACGTGAGCCTGGCGGTGATGGCGCGGATGGGCCGCATCCTGCGCTGGCCGGCCGCCACCGCGGCCCTCGTCCGCCTCGGCATCCACCTCACCTACCTCTACGAGCGGGCGTACGGCTGGCGCCGCATGACCACCCTCGCGATGCCGGAGCGGCGCGACGCCCTCGGCACCCCCGCCCCGGCGCCGCAGACCGCCGTCTGA
- a CDS encoding DinB family protein, producing MDEIEDVRVGPPSSGTERETLRAFLDYQRATLAMKCAGLDDEQLRRRSMPPSTLTLLGLVRHMAEVERAWFRRVFEDHDAPMVWSREIDFQAAYDASASTRAEAFTAWEAEVAASRRIEAAAASLDVAGHQPRWGEDVSLRMVMVHVLLEYGRHNGHADFLREGVDGTVGA from the coding sequence ATGGACGAGATCGAGGACGTACGCGTCGGGCCGCCGAGTTCCGGGACGGAGCGCGAGACGCTGCGCGCGTTCCTGGACTACCAGCGGGCCACGCTGGCGATGAAGTGCGCCGGACTCGACGACGAGCAGTTGCGGCGGCGCTCCATGCCGCCGTCCACGCTGACCCTGCTGGGCCTGGTACGCCACATGGCCGAGGTCGAACGGGCCTGGTTCCGCAGGGTGTTCGAGGACCACGACGCCCCCATGGTGTGGTCGCGGGAGATCGACTTCCAGGCGGCGTACGACGCGAGCGCCTCGACCCGGGCCGAGGCGTTCACCGCGTGGGAGGCGGAGGTCGCCGCCTCCCGGCGGATCGAGGCGGCGGCCGCGTCGCTGGACGTGGCCGGCCACCAGCCCCGGTGGGGGGAGGACGTGAGCCTGCGGATGGTGATGGTGCACGTGTTGCTGGAGTACGGGCGGCACAACGGCCACGCGGACTTCCTGCGCGAGGGAGTGGACGGGACCGTGGGGGCGTAG